The DNA sequence CCAATTTTGTTTTGTCAGGATCCCAATTCAAAGCACTTAGGAACAACTGTGTGGGATTCATCACTTGTTTTTGCCAAATTTCTTGTAAGTTGTTGATCCTCCTAACATTTTCTGAACTGTTCTGTCATAAATATAATTTAGTTTTAGAATCTAAACATGGTTTTAATGAACTTATTTAGATATTGCATCTAATTTCGCTCACCTTCTAATATCTTAAGgtgtatctttattttatttttttcaggAACGGAATTGCAGAAAGGGAAGGTTTTCTCCAGCTAAACTTAAAGGAAAACGTGTAATTGAACTTGGAGCTGGCTGTGGTGTTTCTGGTTTTGGTAATGTTACAAATGATTTTTAATGTTTGGTTAGCCTATTAATTAACTCGTCCTATATGGACTCCCTTATTGAAATCAATCCAGCTTTTCTTACTTAAAATACTTGGATCCTTTTGCAGGCATGGCTATGCTGGGGTGTGATGTTATAGTGACAGACCAAAAAGAGGTGTTGCCGTTATTGCAGAGAAACATCGAACGTAATATTTCAAGAGTCATGCAGAAGAACCCTGGTGTGATTTGAAATGCTTCGGCTGTTTTGATTCCCTGATATCTACGATTTGAATACATGTTCGCATCATGTTGTTGCTCTTACATTTGGTGATTCTATTCTATAGATTTGAATGGTGATAATTCCTTACAagcaaatatattttttctagaGTCATTTGGTTCGATCAAGGTTGCCGAACTTCAGTGGGGAGATGAGAGCCACATTAAGGCTGTTGATCCTCCATTTGACTATATTATTGGCACCGATGTTGTAAGTTAGTACACAATTTCTACAAACTGCATGCTGTAAATACAACTTCTTCATTAAGAAATTATTAATTATCATTTGAATGTTATTCTGCATCAGCTAAATACTATGCTAACTTTTTTCCTCTTAAATTCTATTGAAGGTCTATGTAGAGCATCTGTTGGAACCTCTGTTGCAGACAATACTTGCTTTATCTGGACCTAGGACTACAATCTTGGTATGTCATTCAACTTTTCTAAAATTTGTCATTCTAATTCACCAATTTCCCCCTTTAATTTTGACGTTCTCCATGAAGTTGGGCCATGAGATCCGTTCCACCTGTGTCCATGAAAAGATGCTTGAGATGTGGAAACAAAACTTTGATGTGAAGAATGTTCCAAAATCTAAAGTATGCTACTATATATATCTCTTTGATTATTGAAGGCGAGTTTGGTTATATGAAGTTGTACTCAAGTCTTCAATTTATGCAGATGGATGAAACATATCAACATCCAAGTATTCAGCTCTTCATTATGGGATTCAAGAATTCAGCTGAGTCCACCGGGAACTCAGGTCAGGCAGCTGCCGAAAAAGTTGACGATCAAACTGGCGTGGAAGGTAAAAGTGGTGAGGAAAATTTGGCAATGGAACCATCATCTAGTGTTGAAAAAAATGTTGAGGATCATGAGAAAGCAGCAACCGGAACTAAAAAGCTTAGTGAGTGGGAAGCAAGAAGGTATGGATCAATGGCTGCAAGGATTCTGAAAGATGTAAAGATATCCTGATTTTGAGAGCCCATAGAAacgagtttaattttaatatattgtcAATGTAAAACGTGTTGATGTTGTAAGTTATACGAATTAAATCTTTAATGAAATGCCATAGTGGTCATTTCATTTGCCtaggcttttttttttgtcggATGGATTGGACAATCTTCAATCCTAGGTATCACCATACACCTACACAATATTTCGAATCTGGATGCAGCTTATTAAAAGGCACATGATTTACCATCTGAGCTAAGTCTCAACTGCATTTGCCTAGGCTTCAAATGGTGTTAACCTTGACCCACTTTTGGGCTTTATTGGGCCTATAGTGGACTTCTCCCAACAAAGCCTAATGCCCATATCTTTGGGCCTGTACTGCTTTGAC is a window from the Arachis stenosperma cultivar V10309 chromosome 3, arast.V10309.gnm1.PFL2, whole genome shotgun sequence genome containing:
- the LOC130967695 gene encoding uncharacterized protein LOC130967695 isoform X1, whose product is MALDRLNSPTTFEMPLEVLGHELQFTQDPNSKHLGTTVWDSSLVFAKFLERNCRKGRFSPAKLKGKRVIELGAGCGVSGFGMAMLGCDVIVTDQKEVLPLLQRNIERNISRVMQKNPDLNGDNSLQANIFFLESFGSIKVAELQWGDESHIKAVDPPFDYIIGTDVVYVEHLLEPLLQTILALSGPRTTILLGHEIRSTCVHEKMLEMWKQNFDVKNVPKSKMDETYQHPSIQLFIMGFKNSAESTGNSGQAAAEKVDDQTGVEGKSGEENLAMEPSSSVEKNVEDHEKAATGTKKLSEWEARRYGSMAARILKDVKIS
- the LOC130967695 gene encoding uncharacterized protein LOC130967695 isoform X2 — encoded protein: MALDRLNSPTTFEMPLEVLGHELQFTQDPNSKHLGTTVWDSSLVFAKFLERNCRKGRFSPAKLKGKRVIELGAGCGVSGFGMAMLGCDVIVTDQKEVLPLLQRNIERNISRVMQKNPESFGSIKVAELQWGDESHIKAVDPPFDYIIGTDVVYVEHLLEPLLQTILALSGPRTTILLGHEIRSTCVHEKMLEMWKQNFDVKNVPKSKMDETYQHPSIQLFIMGFKNSAESTGNSGQAAAEKVDDQTGVEGKSGEENLAMEPSSSVEKNVEDHEKAATGTKKLSEWEARRYGSMAARILKDVKIS